A genomic region of Saccopteryx bilineata isolate mSacBil1 chromosome 1, mSacBil1_pri_phased_curated, whole genome shotgun sequence contains the following coding sequences:
- the ILF3 gene encoding interleukin enhancer-binding factor 3 isoform X1, giving the protein MRPLRIFVNDDRHVMAKHSSVYPTQEELEAVQNMVSHTERALKAVSDWIDEQEKGSGEHAESENLDIPPEDETKEGAGEQKTEHITRTLRGVMRVGLVAKGLLLKGDLDLELVLLCKEKPTTALLDKVADNLAIQLAAVTEDKYEILQSVDDAAIVIKNTKEPPLSLTIHLTSPVVREEMEKVLTGETLSVNDPPDVLDRQKCLAALASLRHAKWFQARANGLKSCVIVIRVLRDLCTRVPTWGPLRGWPLELLCEKSIGTANRPMGAGEALRRVLECLASGIVMPDGSGIYDPCEKEATDAIGHLDRQQREDITQSAQHALRLAAFGQLHKVLGMDPLPSKMPKKPKNENPVDYTVQIPPSTTYAITPMKRPMEEDGEEKSPSKKKKKIQKKEEKAEPPQAMNALMRLNQLKPGLQYKLVSQAGPVHAPIFTMSVEVDGSSFEASGPSKKTAKLHVAVKVLQDMGLPTGAEGRDSSKGEDSAEETEAKPAVVAPPPVVEAASTPSATFTSDPTAENVKQQGPILTKHGKNPVMELNEKRRGLKYELISETGGSHDKRFVMEVEVDGQKFQGAGSNKKVAKAYAALAALEKLFPDAPLALEANKKKRVPVPVRGGPKFAAKPHNPGFGMGGPMHNEVPPPPNLRGRGRGGNIRGRGRGRGFGGANHGGYMNAGTGYGSYGYGGNSATAGYSQFYSNGGHSGNAGSGGGGGGGGSSGYGSYYQGDNYNSPVPPKHAGKKQPHGGQQKPSYGSGYQSHPGQQQSYNQSQYSNYGPPQGKQKGYSHGQGNYSSYSNSYSSPGGGGSSDYSYESKFNYSGSGGRSGGGNSYGSGGSSYNPGSHGGYGGGSGGGSSYQGKQGGYSSQSNYNSPGSGQNYSGPPSSYQSSQGGYGRNADHSMNYQYR; this is encoded by the exons atg CGTCCGTTGcgaatttttgtgaatgatgatCGCCATGTGATGGCAAAGCATTCTTCCGTTTATCCAACCCAAGAGGAACTGGAGGCAGTCCAGAACATGGTGTCCCACACAGAGCGGGCTCTCAAAGCTGTGTCCGACTGGATTGATGAGCAGGAGAAAGGCAGTGGCGAGCATGCTGAGTCTGAAAACTTGGACATACCCCCAGAGGACGAGACCAAAGAAGGAGCTGG GGAACAGAAGACAGAGCATATCACCAGAACTCTGCGGGGTGTGATGCGTGTTGGCCTCGTGGCAAAGGGTCTGCTACTCAAGGGGGACTTGGACTTGGAGCTGGTGCTGCTATGCAAGGAGAAGCCTACAACTGCTCTCCTGGACAAGGTGGCTGACAACCTGGCCATCCAGCTTGCT GCTGTTACAGAAGACAAGTATGAAATACTCCAGTCTGTCGATGATGCTGCGATAGtgataaaaaacacaaaagaacctCCATTGTCCCTGACTATTCACCTTACATCCCCTGTTGTcagagaagaaatggagaaagtatTAACTGGAG AAACGCTATCAGTCAACGATCCCCCGGACGTCCTGGATAGGCAGAAATGCCTTGCTGCCTTGGCGTCCCTCCGACACGCCAAGTGGTTCCAG GCCAGAGCCAATGGGCTGAAGTCATGTGTTATTGTCATCCGAGTCCTGAGGGACTTGTGCACCCGtgtgcccacctggggccctctAAGAGGATGG CCCCTTGAGCTTCTCTGTGAGAAGTCCATCGGCACAGCCAACAGACCCATGGGTGCCGGCGAGGCCCTGCGGAGAGTGCTGGAGTGCCTGGCGTCAGGCATCGTGATGCCAG ATGGTTCTGGCATTTATGACCCTTGTGAAAAAGAAGCCACTGATGCTATTGGGCATCTAGACAGACAGCAACGGGAAGATATCACACAGAGTGCGCAG CATGCTCTGCGACTCGCTGCATTTGGCCAGctgcataaagtacttggtatggATCCTTTGCCTTCTAAGATGCCCAAGAAACCAAAGAATGAGAACCCAGTGGACTATACCG TTCAAATCCCCCCCAGTACGACCTACGCCATTACACCAATGAAACGCCCAATGGAGGAGGATGGAGAGGAAAAGTCTCCtagcaaaaagaagaagaagattcaGAAGAAAG AGGAGAAGGCAGAACCTCCCCAGGCTATGAATGCCCTGATGAGGCTGAATCAGCTGAAGCCTGGGCTGCAGTATAAACTGGTTTCCCAGGCGGGGCCGGTCCATGCCCCCATCTTCACCATGTCTGTGGAAGTAGATGGCAGCTCCTTTGAGGCCTCCGGACCATCTAAAAAGACTGCCAAGCTGCATGTGGCTGTTAAG GTGTTACAGGATATGGGCTTGCCTACGGGAGCTGAAGGCAGAGACTCTAGTAAAGGGGAGGACTCAGCTGAGGAGACGGAGGCTAAACCAGCCGTGGTGGCCCCTCCACCTGTGGTAGAAGCTGCTTCGACCCCCAGTGCTACCTTCACCTCAGATCCCACTGCTGAG AACGTAAAACAGCAGGGGCCGATCCTGACCAAGCATGGCAAGAATCCTGTCATGGAGCTTAATGAGAAGAGGCGTGGCCTCAAGTATGAGCTCATTTCAGAGACTGGTGGAAGCCATGACAAGCGCTTTGTCATGGAG GTCGAGGTAGATGGACAAAAGTTTCAAGGTGCTGGTTCAAACAAAAAGGTAGCAAAAGCCTATGCTGCCCTCGCTGCGCTGGAGAAGCTGTTCCCTGATGCTCCCCTTGCACTTGAAGccaacaagaaaaagagagtgcCTGTGCCTGTCAGAGGGGGACCGAAATTTGCTGCTAAG CCACATAACCCTGGCTTTGGCATGGGGGGCCCCATGCACAACGAAGTGCCTCCGCCCCCAAACCTTCGAGGGcggggaagaggagggaacatCCGTGgtcgagggagagggagaggatttGGTGGTGCCAACCATGGAGGTTACATGAATGCTG GTACTGGATATGGCAGCTATGGGTACGGTGGCAACTCAGCGACAGCCGGCTACA GTCAGTTCTACAGCAATGGAGGGCATTCTGGGAATGCTGGCAGTGGCGGCGGCGGGGGCGGTGGTGGCTCCTCCGGCTACGGCTCCTACTACCAAGGTGACAACTACAACTCCCCAGTGCCCCCGAAACATGCCGGGAAGAAGCAGCCACATGGGGGCCAGCAGAAGCCCTCCTACGGCTCAGGCTACCAGTCCCACCCAGGCCAGCAGCAGTCCTACAACCAGAGCCAGTACAGCAACTATGGCCCCCCGCAGGGCAAGCAGAAAGGCTATAGTCATGGCCAAGGCAACTACTCCTCCTACTCTAACTCCTACAGCTCTCCCGGGGGCGGGGGCAGCTCCGACTACAGCTACGAGAGCAAATTCA ACTACAGTGGTAGCGGAGGCCGAAGCGGCGGCGGGAACAGCTACGGTTCAGGCGGGTCATCCTACAACCCCGGGTCACATGGGGGCTACGGAGGAGGTTCTGGGGGCGGCTCCTCCTACCAAGGCAAACAAG GAGGCTACTCGTCACAGTCGAACTACAACTCCCCAGGTTCTGGCCAGAATTACAGCGGCCCTCCCAGCTCCTACCAGTCATCACAGGGAGGCTACGGCAGGAATGCAGATCACAGCATGAACTACCAGTACAGATAA
- the ILF3 gene encoding interleukin enhancer-binding factor 3 isoform X2, translated as MRPLRIFVNDDRHVMAKHSSVYPTQEELEAVQNMVSHTERALKAVSDWIDEQEKGSGEHAESENLDIPPEDETKEGAGEQKTEHITRTLRGVMRVGLVAKGLLLKGDLDLELVLLCKEKPTTALLDKVADNLAIQLAAVTEDKYEILQSVDDAAIVIKNTKEPPLSLTIHLTSPVVREEMEKVLTGETLSVNDPPDVLDRQKCLAALASLRHAKWFQARANGLKSCVIVIRVLRDLCTRVPTWGPLRGWPLELLCEKSIGTANRPMGAGEALRRVLECLASGIVMPDGSGIYDPCEKEATDAIGHLDRQQREDITQSAQHALRLAAFGQLHKVLGMDPLPSKMPKKPKNENPVDYTVQIPPSTTYAITPMKRPMEEDGEEKSPSKKKKKIQKKEEKAEPPQAMNALMRLNQLKPGLQYKLVSQAGPVHAPIFTMSVEVDGSSFEASGPSKKTAKLHVAVKVLQDMGLPTGAEGRDSSKGEDSAEETEAKPAVVAPPPVVEAASTPSATFTSDPTAEQGPILTKHGKNPVMELNEKRRGLKYELISETGGSHDKRFVMEVEVDGQKFQGAGSNKKVAKAYAALAALEKLFPDAPLALEANKKKRVPVPVRGGPKFAAKPHNPGFGMGGPMHNEVPPPPNLRGRGRGGNIRGRGRGRGFGGANHGGYMNAGTGYGSYGYGGNSATAGYSQFYSNGGHSGNAGSGGGGGGGGSSGYGSYYQGDNYNSPVPPKHAGKKQPHGGQQKPSYGSGYQSHPGQQQSYNQSQYSNYGPPQGKQKGYSHGQGNYSSYSNSYSSPGGGGSSDYSYESKFNYSGSGGRSGGGNSYGSGGSSYNPGSHGGYGGGSGGGSSYQGKQGGYSSQSNYNSPGSGQNYSGPPSSYQSSQGGYGRNADHSMNYQYR; from the exons atg CGTCCGTTGcgaatttttgtgaatgatgatCGCCATGTGATGGCAAAGCATTCTTCCGTTTATCCAACCCAAGAGGAACTGGAGGCAGTCCAGAACATGGTGTCCCACACAGAGCGGGCTCTCAAAGCTGTGTCCGACTGGATTGATGAGCAGGAGAAAGGCAGTGGCGAGCATGCTGAGTCTGAAAACTTGGACATACCCCCAGAGGACGAGACCAAAGAAGGAGCTGG GGAACAGAAGACAGAGCATATCACCAGAACTCTGCGGGGTGTGATGCGTGTTGGCCTCGTGGCAAAGGGTCTGCTACTCAAGGGGGACTTGGACTTGGAGCTGGTGCTGCTATGCAAGGAGAAGCCTACAACTGCTCTCCTGGACAAGGTGGCTGACAACCTGGCCATCCAGCTTGCT GCTGTTACAGAAGACAAGTATGAAATACTCCAGTCTGTCGATGATGCTGCGATAGtgataaaaaacacaaaagaacctCCATTGTCCCTGACTATTCACCTTACATCCCCTGTTGTcagagaagaaatggagaaagtatTAACTGGAG AAACGCTATCAGTCAACGATCCCCCGGACGTCCTGGATAGGCAGAAATGCCTTGCTGCCTTGGCGTCCCTCCGACACGCCAAGTGGTTCCAG GCCAGAGCCAATGGGCTGAAGTCATGTGTTATTGTCATCCGAGTCCTGAGGGACTTGTGCACCCGtgtgcccacctggggccctctAAGAGGATGG CCCCTTGAGCTTCTCTGTGAGAAGTCCATCGGCACAGCCAACAGACCCATGGGTGCCGGCGAGGCCCTGCGGAGAGTGCTGGAGTGCCTGGCGTCAGGCATCGTGATGCCAG ATGGTTCTGGCATTTATGACCCTTGTGAAAAAGAAGCCACTGATGCTATTGGGCATCTAGACAGACAGCAACGGGAAGATATCACACAGAGTGCGCAG CATGCTCTGCGACTCGCTGCATTTGGCCAGctgcataaagtacttggtatggATCCTTTGCCTTCTAAGATGCCCAAGAAACCAAAGAATGAGAACCCAGTGGACTATACCG TTCAAATCCCCCCCAGTACGACCTACGCCATTACACCAATGAAACGCCCAATGGAGGAGGATGGAGAGGAAAAGTCTCCtagcaaaaagaagaagaagattcaGAAGAAAG AGGAGAAGGCAGAACCTCCCCAGGCTATGAATGCCCTGATGAGGCTGAATCAGCTGAAGCCTGGGCTGCAGTATAAACTGGTTTCCCAGGCGGGGCCGGTCCATGCCCCCATCTTCACCATGTCTGTGGAAGTAGATGGCAGCTCCTTTGAGGCCTCCGGACCATCTAAAAAGACTGCCAAGCTGCATGTGGCTGTTAAG GTGTTACAGGATATGGGCTTGCCTACGGGAGCTGAAGGCAGAGACTCTAGTAAAGGGGAGGACTCAGCTGAGGAGACGGAGGCTAAACCAGCCGTGGTGGCCCCTCCACCTGTGGTAGAAGCTGCTTCGACCCCCAGTGCTACCTTCACCTCAGATCCCACTGCTGAG CAGGGGCCGATCCTGACCAAGCATGGCAAGAATCCTGTCATGGAGCTTAATGAGAAGAGGCGTGGCCTCAAGTATGAGCTCATTTCAGAGACTGGTGGAAGCCATGACAAGCGCTTTGTCATGGAG GTCGAGGTAGATGGACAAAAGTTTCAAGGTGCTGGTTCAAACAAAAAGGTAGCAAAAGCCTATGCTGCCCTCGCTGCGCTGGAGAAGCTGTTCCCTGATGCTCCCCTTGCACTTGAAGccaacaagaaaaagagagtgcCTGTGCCTGTCAGAGGGGGACCGAAATTTGCTGCTAAG CCACATAACCCTGGCTTTGGCATGGGGGGCCCCATGCACAACGAAGTGCCTCCGCCCCCAAACCTTCGAGGGcggggaagaggagggaacatCCGTGgtcgagggagagggagaggatttGGTGGTGCCAACCATGGAGGTTACATGAATGCTG GTACTGGATATGGCAGCTATGGGTACGGTGGCAACTCAGCGACAGCCGGCTACA GTCAGTTCTACAGCAATGGAGGGCATTCTGGGAATGCTGGCAGTGGCGGCGGCGGGGGCGGTGGTGGCTCCTCCGGCTACGGCTCCTACTACCAAGGTGACAACTACAACTCCCCAGTGCCCCCGAAACATGCCGGGAAGAAGCAGCCACATGGGGGCCAGCAGAAGCCCTCCTACGGCTCAGGCTACCAGTCCCACCCAGGCCAGCAGCAGTCCTACAACCAGAGCCAGTACAGCAACTATGGCCCCCCGCAGGGCAAGCAGAAAGGCTATAGTCATGGCCAAGGCAACTACTCCTCCTACTCTAACTCCTACAGCTCTCCCGGGGGCGGGGGCAGCTCCGACTACAGCTACGAGAGCAAATTCA ACTACAGTGGTAGCGGAGGCCGAAGCGGCGGCGGGAACAGCTACGGTTCAGGCGGGTCATCCTACAACCCCGGGTCACATGGGGGCTACGGAGGAGGTTCTGGGGGCGGCTCCTCCTACCAAGGCAAACAAG GAGGCTACTCGTCACAGTCGAACTACAACTCCCCAGGTTCTGGCCAGAATTACAGCGGCCCTCCCAGCTCCTACCAGTCATCACAGGGAGGCTACGGCAGGAATGCAGATCACAGCATGAACTACCAGTACAGATAA
- the ILF3 gene encoding interleukin enhancer-binding factor 3 isoform X4: MRPLRIFVNDDRHVMAKHSSVYPTQEELEAVQNMVSHTERALKAVSDWIDEQEKGSGEHAESENLDIPPEDETKEGAGEQKTEHITRTLRGVMRVGLVAKGLLLKGDLDLELVLLCKEKPTTALLDKVADNLAIQLAAVTEDKYEILQSVDDAAIVIKNTKEPPLSLTIHLTSPVVREEMEKVLTGETLSVNDPPDVLDRQKCLAALASLRHAKWFQARANGLKSCVIVIRVLRDLCTRVPTWGPLRGWPLELLCEKSIGTANRPMGAGEALRRVLECLASGIVMPDGSGIYDPCEKEATDAIGHLDRQQREDITQSAQHALRLAAFGQLHKVLGMDPLPSKMPKKPKNENPVDYTVQIPPSTTYAITPMKRPMEEDGEEKSPSKKKKKIQKKEEKAEPPQAMNALMRLNQLKPGLQYKLVSQAGPVHAPIFTMSVEVDGSSFEASGPSKKTAKLHVAVKVLQDMGLPTGAEGRDSSKGEDSAEETEAKPAVVAPPPVVEAASTPSATFTSDPTAEQGPILTKHGKNPVMELNEKRRGLKYELISETGGSHDKRFVMEVEVDGQKFQGAGSNKKVAKAYAALAALEKLFPDAPLALEANKKKRVPVPVRGGPKFAAKPHNPGFGMGGPMHNEVPPPPNLRGRGRGGNIRGRGRGRGFGGANHGGYMNAGTGYGSYGYGGNSATAGYSDFFTDCYGYHDFGSS; this comes from the exons atg CGTCCGTTGcgaatttttgtgaatgatgatCGCCATGTGATGGCAAAGCATTCTTCCGTTTATCCAACCCAAGAGGAACTGGAGGCAGTCCAGAACATGGTGTCCCACACAGAGCGGGCTCTCAAAGCTGTGTCCGACTGGATTGATGAGCAGGAGAAAGGCAGTGGCGAGCATGCTGAGTCTGAAAACTTGGACATACCCCCAGAGGACGAGACCAAAGAAGGAGCTGG GGAACAGAAGACAGAGCATATCACCAGAACTCTGCGGGGTGTGATGCGTGTTGGCCTCGTGGCAAAGGGTCTGCTACTCAAGGGGGACTTGGACTTGGAGCTGGTGCTGCTATGCAAGGAGAAGCCTACAACTGCTCTCCTGGACAAGGTGGCTGACAACCTGGCCATCCAGCTTGCT GCTGTTACAGAAGACAAGTATGAAATACTCCAGTCTGTCGATGATGCTGCGATAGtgataaaaaacacaaaagaacctCCATTGTCCCTGACTATTCACCTTACATCCCCTGTTGTcagagaagaaatggagaaagtatTAACTGGAG AAACGCTATCAGTCAACGATCCCCCGGACGTCCTGGATAGGCAGAAATGCCTTGCTGCCTTGGCGTCCCTCCGACACGCCAAGTGGTTCCAG GCCAGAGCCAATGGGCTGAAGTCATGTGTTATTGTCATCCGAGTCCTGAGGGACTTGTGCACCCGtgtgcccacctggggccctctAAGAGGATGG CCCCTTGAGCTTCTCTGTGAGAAGTCCATCGGCACAGCCAACAGACCCATGGGTGCCGGCGAGGCCCTGCGGAGAGTGCTGGAGTGCCTGGCGTCAGGCATCGTGATGCCAG ATGGTTCTGGCATTTATGACCCTTGTGAAAAAGAAGCCACTGATGCTATTGGGCATCTAGACAGACAGCAACGGGAAGATATCACACAGAGTGCGCAG CATGCTCTGCGACTCGCTGCATTTGGCCAGctgcataaagtacttggtatggATCCTTTGCCTTCTAAGATGCCCAAGAAACCAAAGAATGAGAACCCAGTGGACTATACCG TTCAAATCCCCCCCAGTACGACCTACGCCATTACACCAATGAAACGCCCAATGGAGGAGGATGGAGAGGAAAAGTCTCCtagcaaaaagaagaagaagattcaGAAGAAAG AGGAGAAGGCAGAACCTCCCCAGGCTATGAATGCCCTGATGAGGCTGAATCAGCTGAAGCCTGGGCTGCAGTATAAACTGGTTTCCCAGGCGGGGCCGGTCCATGCCCCCATCTTCACCATGTCTGTGGAAGTAGATGGCAGCTCCTTTGAGGCCTCCGGACCATCTAAAAAGACTGCCAAGCTGCATGTGGCTGTTAAG GTGTTACAGGATATGGGCTTGCCTACGGGAGCTGAAGGCAGAGACTCTAGTAAAGGGGAGGACTCAGCTGAGGAGACGGAGGCTAAACCAGCCGTGGTGGCCCCTCCACCTGTGGTAGAAGCTGCTTCGACCCCCAGTGCTACCTTCACCTCAGATCCCACTGCTGAG CAGGGGCCGATCCTGACCAAGCATGGCAAGAATCCTGTCATGGAGCTTAATGAGAAGAGGCGTGGCCTCAAGTATGAGCTCATTTCAGAGACTGGTGGAAGCCATGACAAGCGCTTTGTCATGGAG GTCGAGGTAGATGGACAAAAGTTTCAAGGTGCTGGTTCAAACAAAAAGGTAGCAAAAGCCTATGCTGCCCTCGCTGCGCTGGAGAAGCTGTTCCCTGATGCTCCCCTTGCACTTGAAGccaacaagaaaaagagagtgcCTGTGCCTGTCAGAGGGGGACCGAAATTTGCTGCTAAG CCACATAACCCTGGCTTTGGCATGGGGGGCCCCATGCACAACGAAGTGCCTCCGCCCCCAAACCTTCGAGGGcggggaagaggagggaacatCCGTGgtcgagggagagggagaggatttGGTGGTGCCAACCATGGAGGTTACATGAATGCTG GTACTGGATATGGCAGCTATGGGTACGGTGGCAACTCAGCGACAGCCGGCTACA GTGACTTTTTCACAGACTGCTACGGCTATCATGATTTTGGGTCTTCCTAG
- the ILF3 gene encoding interleukin enhancer-binding factor 3 isoform X3 — protein sequence MRPLRIFVNDDRHVMAKHSSVYPTQEELEAVQNMVSHTERALKAVSDWIDEQEKGSGEHAESENLDIPPEDETKEGAGEQKTEHITRTLRGVMRVGLVAKGLLLKGDLDLELVLLCKEKPTTALLDKVADNLAIQLAAVTEDKYEILQSVDDAAIVIKNTKEPPLSLTIHLTSPVVREEMEKVLTGETLSVNDPPDVLDRQKCLAALASLRHAKWFQARANGLKSCVIVIRVLRDLCTRVPTWGPLRGWPLELLCEKSIGTANRPMGAGEALRRVLECLASGIVMPDGSGIYDPCEKEATDAIGHLDRQQREDITQSAQHALRLAAFGQLHKVLGMDPLPSKMPKKPKNENPVDYTVQIPPSTTYAITPMKRPMEEDGEEKSPSKKKKKIQKKEEKAEPPQAMNALMRLNQLKPGLQYKLVSQAGPVHAPIFTMSVEVDGSSFEASGPSKKTAKLHVAVKVLQDMGLPTGAEGRDSSKGEDSAEETEAKPAVVAPPPVVEAASTPSATFTSDPTAENVKQQGPILTKHGKNPVMELNEKRRGLKYELISETGGSHDKRFVMEVEVDGQKFQGAGSNKKVAKAYAALAALEKLFPDAPLALEANKKKRVPVPVRGGPKFAAKPHNPGFGMGGPMHNEVPPPPNLRGRGRGGNIRGRGRGRGFGGANHGGYMNAGTGYGSYGYGGNSATAGYSDFFTDCYGYHDFGSS from the exons atg CGTCCGTTGcgaatttttgtgaatgatgatCGCCATGTGATGGCAAAGCATTCTTCCGTTTATCCAACCCAAGAGGAACTGGAGGCAGTCCAGAACATGGTGTCCCACACAGAGCGGGCTCTCAAAGCTGTGTCCGACTGGATTGATGAGCAGGAGAAAGGCAGTGGCGAGCATGCTGAGTCTGAAAACTTGGACATACCCCCAGAGGACGAGACCAAAGAAGGAGCTGG GGAACAGAAGACAGAGCATATCACCAGAACTCTGCGGGGTGTGATGCGTGTTGGCCTCGTGGCAAAGGGTCTGCTACTCAAGGGGGACTTGGACTTGGAGCTGGTGCTGCTATGCAAGGAGAAGCCTACAACTGCTCTCCTGGACAAGGTGGCTGACAACCTGGCCATCCAGCTTGCT GCTGTTACAGAAGACAAGTATGAAATACTCCAGTCTGTCGATGATGCTGCGATAGtgataaaaaacacaaaagaacctCCATTGTCCCTGACTATTCACCTTACATCCCCTGTTGTcagagaagaaatggagaaagtatTAACTGGAG AAACGCTATCAGTCAACGATCCCCCGGACGTCCTGGATAGGCAGAAATGCCTTGCTGCCTTGGCGTCCCTCCGACACGCCAAGTGGTTCCAG GCCAGAGCCAATGGGCTGAAGTCATGTGTTATTGTCATCCGAGTCCTGAGGGACTTGTGCACCCGtgtgcccacctggggccctctAAGAGGATGG CCCCTTGAGCTTCTCTGTGAGAAGTCCATCGGCACAGCCAACAGACCCATGGGTGCCGGCGAGGCCCTGCGGAGAGTGCTGGAGTGCCTGGCGTCAGGCATCGTGATGCCAG ATGGTTCTGGCATTTATGACCCTTGTGAAAAAGAAGCCACTGATGCTATTGGGCATCTAGACAGACAGCAACGGGAAGATATCACACAGAGTGCGCAG CATGCTCTGCGACTCGCTGCATTTGGCCAGctgcataaagtacttggtatggATCCTTTGCCTTCTAAGATGCCCAAGAAACCAAAGAATGAGAACCCAGTGGACTATACCG TTCAAATCCCCCCCAGTACGACCTACGCCATTACACCAATGAAACGCCCAATGGAGGAGGATGGAGAGGAAAAGTCTCCtagcaaaaagaagaagaagattcaGAAGAAAG AGGAGAAGGCAGAACCTCCCCAGGCTATGAATGCCCTGATGAGGCTGAATCAGCTGAAGCCTGGGCTGCAGTATAAACTGGTTTCCCAGGCGGGGCCGGTCCATGCCCCCATCTTCACCATGTCTGTGGAAGTAGATGGCAGCTCCTTTGAGGCCTCCGGACCATCTAAAAAGACTGCCAAGCTGCATGTGGCTGTTAAG GTGTTACAGGATATGGGCTTGCCTACGGGAGCTGAAGGCAGAGACTCTAGTAAAGGGGAGGACTCAGCTGAGGAGACGGAGGCTAAACCAGCCGTGGTGGCCCCTCCACCTGTGGTAGAAGCTGCTTCGACCCCCAGTGCTACCTTCACCTCAGATCCCACTGCTGAG AACGTAAAACAGCAGGGGCCGATCCTGACCAAGCATGGCAAGAATCCTGTCATGGAGCTTAATGAGAAGAGGCGTGGCCTCAAGTATGAGCTCATTTCAGAGACTGGTGGAAGCCATGACAAGCGCTTTGTCATGGAG GTCGAGGTAGATGGACAAAAGTTTCAAGGTGCTGGTTCAAACAAAAAGGTAGCAAAAGCCTATGCTGCCCTCGCTGCGCTGGAGAAGCTGTTCCCTGATGCTCCCCTTGCACTTGAAGccaacaagaaaaagagagtgcCTGTGCCTGTCAGAGGGGGACCGAAATTTGCTGCTAAG CCACATAACCCTGGCTTTGGCATGGGGGGCCCCATGCACAACGAAGTGCCTCCGCCCCCAAACCTTCGAGGGcggggaagaggagggaacatCCGTGgtcgagggagagggagaggatttGGTGGTGCCAACCATGGAGGTTACATGAATGCTG GTACTGGATATGGCAGCTATGGGTACGGTGGCAACTCAGCGACAGCCGGCTACA GTGACTTTTTCACAGACTGCTACGGCTATCATGATTTTGGGTCTTCCTAG